GCCGACCACGACGTCGCGGTGTTGAAGAGCTTCGGCGACGCGATCCGCGCCAGCTTCGCCATCGATCTGGCCAAGGGCGCCAAGGCCAGCGCCAGCGCGTCGCGCGGTTCGGGGTTCGAGCCGGAGCGTGTGCTTGACCGCCAGCCGGACAGCTACTGGTCCACGCCGGACGACGTCACCACGCCGACGCTGACGCTGGAATTGTCGGCGGCGCATAGCTTCGACCTGATCCGGCTGCGCGAATACCTGCCGCTGGGCGTGCGCGTCACCCGCTTCGCGGTCGACGCCGAGGTGGATGGGCAATGGCAGCGCTTGGCCGAAGCGCAATGCATCGGCGCGCAGCGGATCCTGCGGCTCGATCGTCCGGTCGCCGCGCGCCGTGTGCGCCTGCGTGTGCTTGAGGCACCGGTCTGTCCGGCGATCAGCGAATTCGCGCTGTTCCGCGCGGTGGCGCCCGTTGCGGTCGCGCGGCCCGCGACGAACGCGCCGGACGTGCTGTCCACCGCGGGTTGGCGCATCGTCGCGGCCAGCGCGCCGGGAGCGGAGAAGTTGCTCGACGACGATGCCGGCACGATCTGGGTCGTGCCCGCTCCCACGCCGGGCCATCCCGTGCAGGTGACCATCGACCTCGGTGCGCTGCGCCAGGTCGCCGGCTTCAGCCTCACCCCCTCGCGCACGGTGATGAACGGTGCGGCGCCGCCGAAGGGCTATCGCGCCGAAAGCAGCGAGGATGGCCAGCACTGGCAGCCGGCCGGCGGCGGCGAGTTGTCCAATATCGCCTACGCGCTCTCGACCCAGCGGCTGAATTTCCCCGAGGTCCGGCAGATCCGTTACCTGCGGCTGTCGTTCGCCGAAACGGCGCTGCCCGCCGAGCGGCTGGCGATCGCCGGGATCGGTGCCTTCTCGCGCTTGCGGTGAGGCCTGGCGCTCCCTCGCCGCGATGCGCGGTGGGGGAGCGCGCATCGCCGGGGCGATGCAGCGTCGTGGCTGCGGCGATGCTGGCGAGGCGTCGTAGATCGGCTTCGGAATGAAGAGTCGTAGGAGCACCGAGTCGGGCGCGCATGACGATGGCGCCGCGCAGCGCCTCGAAAGCGCGCGCCCGCCTCAGGCCACGAACGGCCGCGGCCTGGTGCGCACACTCTTCAGCGCCAGCCGCGCAGGCGCCAATCCGGGCGCGGTCGCTTCCAGTGTCAGCGTGCCGGCATCGCGCGTGGTCTGCAGCAAGGCCATGCACAGACCGTTGAAGGCGCGGCGCTGGTCGGCCTTGTCGGGTTCGTGGCTGGACGGGTCGCCGTTGCCCACGCCGATCAGGCGGCCAGGGCCGCGGACCGCAAAGCGCACGGCGTCGCTGGCGGTCGGGACGACGCGGCCCTTGGCGTCGACGATCTCCACCGCGACCACGGCCACGTCCTCGGCGTCGGCCAGCAGATTCGCCCGTTCGCAGCGCAGGCGCACCGCGGCCGGGGCGCCCACGGTCTCGCGCAGCTGCGTCAGCACCTGCTTGCCGCCGCGGTAGCCGCGCGCTTCGATGCGGCCCGGTGCGTAGCGCACGCGCCACTCGACGTGCCCGTAGGCCGGCACCTGCTGCAGGCCCTGGCTGACGCCATTGACCAGCAGTTCCACCGCGTCCAGGTTGCTGTGGCACCACACGTCGACCATGCCGTTGTCGCGCTCGTCCAGCAGGCCGTCCCAGTTCCAGTGCGGGAACAGGTGCAGCACCGGCGCGGCGGTCCATTGCGCGCGGTAGTACCAGTAGTTGTCCTTAGGGAAACCGCAACTGTCGAGGATGCCGAACTGCGAGGCCACGTTCGGCCAGCGGTTGTACGGGGTCGGCTCGCCGCGGTAGTCGAAGCCGGTCCAGACGAAGCCGCCGGCGATGTACGGGCGCTGCGCGACGTAGCTCCACCAGGCTTCGGCGCTGCTGGCCCACCAGGGGTAGTCGAGGTCGTAGGCACGGGCATAGCCGCGCACGTCGTCGGTGCGGTAGTTGCCGCGCACGCCGACGGTGCTGCCGGTCTCGCTGCCGTAGACCGGAATCTGCGGATGGCGCGCATGGAAGGCGTCCATCTGCGTGGTGCGGTAGTTGAAGCCGACCACGTCCACGACCTGGCCGACGCCGTCGTCGAAGCCCTTGTCCATGGCGAAGGTGGTGGGGCGACTCGGGTCCAGGCGCCGCACCAGGCGCTGCATGCGCGCGACGATGCGTGCGCCGCGCGCGGTGACCATCTGCGGCTCTTCGTTGCCCAGCGACCACAGCATCACGCAGGGATGGTTGCGGCCGCGCCGCACCATCGACGTGAGTTCGGCCATGGCCTCGTCGTCGGAGGACATGCGCCGGGTCTCGTCGATCAGCAGCAGGCCCAGCCGGTCGCACAGTTCCAGCACCGCCGGCGAGGCCGGGTTGTGCGCGCTGCGGTAGGCGTTGCAGCCCATCGACTTGAGCTGGCGCAGGCGCCATTCGTGCAGGCGGTCGGGAATGGCGGTGCCGACGCCGGCATGGTCCTGGTGGTTGTTGGTGCCGTGCAGCTTGTAGGCCGCGCCATTGAGCAGCAGGCCGCGCTGCGGATCGAACTGCAGGCGGCGCACGCCGAAGCGGGTGGTGGTCGCGTCGCAGGGACGGCCGTCGCCGAGCAGGCGCGTGGACAGCGTGTAGCGTTGCGGGTGTTCCGGCGACCACGTCGCGGGCGTGCCCAGGTCCAGGGTCTGCTGCACGCGTTGCACCACGCCGGGCTCGACCGTGATCGGCGCGGAGCTGGCCTGGGCGACGATGCGCCCGTCCGGCGCGCGGATCACCGAGACCACGCTGCACTGCCGCGGCGTCGCGCCGTGGTTGCCGAGTTCGGTCTCCACCAGCGCCTGCGCGTCGCCGCCGTCCCAGACGCTGCGCACGTACACGCCGTCCATCGGCACGTGCAGCGCGTCGGTGGTGCGCAGCCAGACGTGGCGGTAGATGCCGGCGCCTTCGTAGAACCAGCCTTCGCCGAGCGTGGCGTCCACGCGCACGGCGATGATGTTGCTGGCGCCGTAGTCGAGCACATCGCTGAGGTCGACTTCGAAGCCGCAGTAGCCGCTGCCGTTGCGGCCGACGATGTGGCCGTTGCAGAACACGATGCAGTCGCGGAACACGCCGTCGAATTCCAGGCTGATCCGCTTGCCCAGATGCTCCGCCGGAATCTCCAGCACGCGCCGGTACCAGCCGATGCTGGTCTGCGGATCGGTGCGGCCCAGCGGCTTGTAGCCGTGCGCGGCGGCCGGGTCTTCGCCGTCGATCAGGGTGGAGGTCGGATCCTGGCGCGGCGGCAGTGCCACCGCCCAGTCGTGCGGCAGGTCGATGCGCTCCCATGCGCTGTCGTCGAAGCCGAGCAGGGCCGCATCGGCGGTGTCCTTGCCGGCCTTGGCGTAGGTGCGCTGGAAGGTGCCGAAATTGAAGTCGCGTGCCGGGTCGTCGGCGTGGCCGAGATGGAAGCGCCAGCCGCCGTCGCACAGCAGGCGCTGGCGCGGAGCATCGTCGTCCAGATCCAGCGAGAGTGGCGCAATGGCATTGCTGCCGGTGGGCGTGGCCGCCAGCGCGGCCGGCGCCAGCGCCGCGGCGGCGCCGGGCACCGCCACCTGCACGCCGCCGGCGACCAGCGAGCGCAGCAGGTCACGGCGGCTCAGTTCGATCATGGCTGCGCGTCCTGCGCCGGCGCGGCACTCTTGCCGGCCGTCGTCGCCGGCGCCGGTCGGTAGGCGTGCTGCATGAAACCGATGCCGGGCAGCAGTTCGTTGCCGTGGCGGAAATCGAAGAAGCTGGCGTTCTCCCACGAGGAGCCGACGCCCCAGCGGGTCTTGCAGGTGTTGCTGGTCCAGGCCGGCTCCCAATACACGACGCCGCTGCCGCCGTTGTCGACCACCAGTTGGGTGAGGTCGACCAGGTAGTTCAACTGGCCCTGCGGGGTGGCCGGGTAGCCCTTGATCAGCGAGTCGGCGCCGAGCAGGTTGGGCGAGGGGTCGCCGCTTTCCAGC
This genomic stretch from Xanthomonas sacchari harbors:
- the galA gene encoding beta-galactosidase GalA; this encodes MIELSRRDLLRSLVAGGVQVAVPGAAAALAPAALAATPTGSNAIAPLSLDLDDDAPRQRLLCDGGWRFHLGHADDPARDFNFGTFQRTYAKAGKDTADAALLGFDDSAWERIDLPHDWAVALPPRQDPTSTLIDGEDPAAAHGYKPLGRTDPQTSIGWYRRVLEIPAEHLGKRISLEFDGVFRDCIVFCNGHIVGRNGSGYCGFEVDLSDVLDYGASNIIAVRVDATLGEGWFYEGAGIYRHVWLRTTDALHVPMDGVYVRSVWDGGDAQALVETELGNHGATPRQCSVVSVIRAPDGRIVAQASSAPITVEPGVVQRVQQTLDLGTPATWSPEHPQRYTLSTRLLGDGRPCDATTTRFGVRRLQFDPQRGLLLNGAAYKLHGTNNHQDHAGVGTAIPDRLHEWRLRQLKSMGCNAYRSAHNPASPAVLELCDRLGLLLIDETRRMSSDDEAMAELTSMVRRGRNHPCVMLWSLGNEEPQMVTARGARIVARMQRLVRRLDPSRPTTFAMDKGFDDGVGQVVDVVGFNYRTTQMDAFHARHPQIPVYGSETGSTVGVRGNYRTDDVRGYARAYDLDYPWWASSAEAWWSYVAQRPYIAGGFVWTGFDYRGEPTPYNRWPNVASQFGILDSCGFPKDNYWYYRAQWTAAPVLHLFPHWNWDGLLDERDNGMVDVWCHSNLDAVELLVNGVSQGLQQVPAYGHVEWRVRYAPGRIEARGYRGGKQVLTQLRETVGAPAAVRLRCERANLLADAEDVAVVAVEIVDAKGRVVPTASDAVRFAVRGPGRLIGVGNGDPSSHEPDKADQRRAFNGLCMALLQTTRDAGTLTLEATAPGLAPARLALKSVRTRPRPFVA